The sequence GATGGAAAAGGTTATGGGTGAAGAAAAGTTTGCAGATTGGGAAGCGTTTGTGAAAGCTGAAACTTCAAAATAATTATTCCTTCTCTCCTGTAATTTCTGGTTCTTCGTGGACTTTATTTTCATTAATAAGTTCCATAACTTCTTCTGGTGAAATATATAGACGACGGATTCGCTCTTTGTATTTTTCAGAAAGATTGGCGTTATCGAGAATGAAATTTTTCGTTTTCAAGATATAATCGCCCATTCCGTGAGAGATTGCGAAAGTGTCCGCAGCACGTTCCACTTCTTTGATGTGTGCGGAGGAAAAGATATATTTCATTCCAAAAATTAGCATTCCCATGTTTGTTCGGTGACTGTAATCCAAAACGTGACCCAGTTCGTGACCTATCCAACCGACTTTTACGTCGGAAGGAATATCGTCCATCGTAAACTCTTCTCCTTCAATTTGAATTTTTCGACTAATTAAAATAATGTATTCTCTGTTATTTTTCGATTTAAAAAAACTTGCGAATCGCGGCTGCGCTTGCATTGTGGATTTTTTAATATTGTCTTTAAACTTAAACTCAACTGCGGTATCGTATAATTCGGGATAAAAGGAAAGCGCCTCTAAAGCTTCTTTTTTAATACTTTCAGGGATGATTTTGTTGTCTAAGTTGATTTCTTGCATAGGATTCATAGAAAGAGTAAAATACAAAATAGGTTTTATGAGGAACGTTAAAAGCATTATAAAGTTATGAGTGTGGAGTTATGAGGTAATTCGGGATTAGAGATTCGTTAATTTGGGATTCGGAATTTTGGTTGATTTGTTTCATAAAGTTAATGATGCACCTGACAAATTAATTAAGAATGCGCGCGATGAATAAATTTAAGAATGCACGCGATAAATCGCGTGCCTACACTTCACCTAATTGCTTTTGATAGGTTTTTATTTTATCGCGAAGTTTGGCGGCCATCATAAAATCTAACTCTTTGGCGGCTTTTTCCATTGCTTTACGGGTATCGCGGACTTTCTTTTCTATTTGGGGTTTTGTTAAATATTCCACTTCAGATTCTGCAGCTAGGCTTTCAGCATTTTCAAAAGTATAGGCTTCTTGTTTCGATTTTGTTAGGGCGTTTTCAAAAGACTTTTTGATTGCTGTTGGCGTTATGCCGTGTTCTGCGTTATAGGCTGCCTGCTTCTCTCTTTTGTAATTTGTACTGTCAATCGTTTTCTGCATACTGTTGGTTATTTTATCAGCATACATAATTGCTTTTCCGTTTAGGTTTCGAGCCGCGCGACCTACGGTTTGGGTTAGCGAACGTTCGCTTCTTAAAAAACCTTCTTTGTCGGCATCTAGAATTGCAACCAATGAAACTTCAGGTAAATCCAAACCTTCTCTTAAAAGGTTTACTCCTACTAAAACATCAAACAAACCTAGACGTAAATCCTGCATGATTTCTACACGTTCCAAAGTGTCCACATCACTGTGAATATAACGAGTGCGGACTTGTACGCGGATTAAATATTTGGTGAGTTCCTCCGCCATTCTTTTGGTTAAAGTAGTTACCAAAATACGTTCGTCTTTTTCTATGCGAAGTTGAATTTCTTCCAACAAATCGTCTATTTGGTTTAAACTTGGGCGCACTTCAATTGGCGGATCTAGCAAACCTGTTGGGCGAATAATTTGTTCTACAAAAACGCCGCCGCTCTTTTCCATTTCGTAATCTGCGGGCGTCGCGCTTACGTAGATTACTTGGTTTTGCATGGCTTCAAATTCTTCAAACTTTAATGGGCGATTGTCCATTGCGGCTGGTAAACGGAAACCGTATTCTACCAAATTCTCCTTTCGGGAGCGGTCACCGCCGTACATTGCGCCTACTTGCGGGATGGAAACGTGGCTTTCATCTACGATCATTAAGTAATCCTTCGGAAAAAAGTCCAACAAACAGAACGGGCGCGTTCCTGGTAAACGTTGGTCTAAGTAACGTGAATAGTTTTCAATCCCGCTGCAATAACCGAGTTCGCGAATCATTTCTAGGTCAAAATTGGTGCGTTCTTCCAAGCGTTTTGCTTCTAAATGTTTTCCTATTTCTTTGAAATATTCAATCTGCAAAACCAAATCATCTTGAATGCCTCTGATGGCACCTTGCAAAACATCTGGCGAGGTAACAAACATATTTGCTGGATATATAGTCAGTCGTTCGTATTTTGCTTTTATGTTGTTGTTAAGCGGATCGAAGACTTCGATTTCTTCAACCTCATCTCCGAAGAAATGAATTCTGAATGCGTCGTCTGCATAACCTGGAAAAACATCTACTGTATCTCCTTTTATTCGGAAACGACCGTGATTAAATTCTGCTTCGGTTCGTGAATAGAGACTTTGCACCAAACGGTGTAGCAATTTTGTTCGGGAAATGATTTGTCCTTTTTCTAAACTGATTACGTTTTTCTGAAATTCCGCAGGGTTTCCGATACCGTATAGGCAAGAA comes from Aequorivita sublithincola DSM 14238 and encodes:
- the uvrB gene encoding excinuclease ABC subunit UvrB, whose amino-acid sequence is MNFKIASEFQPTGDQPKAIKALVEGLNSDEKYQTLLGVTGSGKTFTVANVIEQVQKPTLVLAHNKTLAAQLYTEFKNLFPENAVEYFVSYYDYYQPEAFIPSSGTYIEKDLSINEEIEKMRLSTTSSLLSGRRDVMVVSSVSCLYGIGNPAEFQKNVISLEKGQIISRTKLLHRLVQSLYSRTEAEFNHGRFRIKGDTVDVFPGYADDAFRIHFFGDEVEEIEVFDPLNNNIKAKYERLTIYPANMFVTSPDVLQGAIRGIQDDLVLQIEYFKEIGKHLEAKRLEERTNFDLEMIRELGYCSGIENYSRYLDQRLPGTRPFCLLDFFPKDYLMIVDESHVSIPQVGAMYGGDRSRKENLVEYGFRLPAAMDNRPLKFEEFEAMQNQVIYVSATPADYEMEKSGGVFVEQIIRPTGLLDPPIEVRPSLNQIDDLLEEIQLRIEKDERILVTTLTKRMAEELTKYLIRVQVRTRYIHSDVDTLERVEIMQDLRLGLFDVLVGVNLLREGLDLPEVSLVAILDADKEGFLRSERSLTQTVGRAARNLNGKAIMYADKITNSMQKTIDSTNYKREKQAAYNAEHGITPTAIKKSFENALTKSKQEAYTFENAESLAAESEVEYLTKPQIEKKVRDTRKAMEKAAKELDFMMAAKLRDKIKTYQKQLGEV